In the Nicotiana tabacum cultivar K326 chromosome 16, ASM71507v2, whole genome shotgun sequence genome, one interval contains:
- the LOC107812165 gene encoding alcohol dehydrogenase 1 isoform X1, with protein MSSNAAGQVIRCKAAVAWEAGKPLVIEEVEVAPPQEGEVRLKILFTSLCHTDVYFWEAKGQTPLFPRIFGHEAGGIVESVGEGVTDLQPGDHVLPVFTGECQQCRHCKSEESNMCDLLRINTDRGVMIHDGQTRFSKDGKPIYHFVGTSTFSEYTVVHSGCVAKIDPQAPLDKVCVLSCGISTGLGATLNVAKPTKGSTVAIFGLGAVGLAAAEGARIAGASRIIGIDLNPSRFNDAKKFGVTEFVNPKDYDKPVQQVIAEMTDGGVDRSVECTGNVNAMISAFECVHDGWGVAVLVGVPNKDDAFKTHPMNLLNERTLKGTFFGNYKPKTDLPSVVGKYMNKVVLHHNNELELEKFITHQVPFSEINKAFEYMLKGEGLRCMITMGH; from the exons ATGTCAAGCAATGCTGCTGGTCAGGTCATTCGTTGCAAAG CTGCGGTTGCATGGGAAGCGGGGAAGCCATTGGTGATTGAAGAAGTGGAGGTGGCACCACCACAGGAAGGTGAAGTTCGCCTCAAGATTCTTTTCACCTCCTTGTGCCATACTGATGTTTACTTCTGGGAAGCTAAG GGGCAAACACCACTATTTCCTCGTATTTTCGGACATGAAGCTGGAGG AATTGTGGAGAGTGTAGGTGAAGGTGTTACAGATCTCCAACCAGGAGACCATGTTCTTCCTGTGTTCACTGGTGAATGCCAGCAGTGTCGACACTGTAAATCAGAGGAAAGCAACATGTGTGACCTCCTTAGAATAAACACAGACAGGGGAGTTATGATCCATGATGGTCAGACAAGATTCTCCAAAGATGGCAAGCCAATATATCACTTTGTTGGAACTTCCACCTTTAGTGAATACACCGTTGTCCATTCTGGATGCGTCGCCAAGATTGATCCACAGGCACCACTTGACAAAGTTTGTGTTCTGAGTTGTGGGATATCAACAG GACTTGGTGCAACTCTGAATGTTGCCAAACCTACCAAAGGTTCTACTGTAGCTATTTTTGGCTTGGGAGCTGTTGGCCTTGCT GCTGCTGAAGGAGCTAGGATTGCTGGGGCTTCTAGGATCATTGGCATTGATTTGAATCCCAGCAGGTTCAATGATG CCAAGAAGTTTGGTGTGACAGAGTTTGTGAATCCAAAAGATTATGATAAGCCTGTCCAGCAG GTCATTGCTGAGATGACAGATGGAGGTGTTGACCGAAGTGTCGAGTGTACTGGAAATGTCAACGCCATGATCTCTGCTTTTGAATGTGTTCATGAT GGTTGGGGTGTGGCGGTGCTTGTTGGCGTGCCAAACAAAGACGATGCGTTCAAAACTCATCCAATGAATCTGTTGAATGAGAGGACTCTCAAGGGCACCTTCTTTGGCAACTACAAGCCCAAAACTGACCTTCCATCTGTGGTGGGCAAGTACATGAATAAGGTGGTTCTACACCATAACAAT GAGCTAGAGCTGGAGAAATTCATTACCCACCAAGTTCCATTTTCAGAGATCAACAAAGCATTTGAGTATATGCTGAAAGGGGAAGGTCTACGTTGCATGATCACCATGGGACATTGA
- the LOC107812165 gene encoding alcohol dehydrogenase 1 isoform X2: MSSNAAGQVIRCKAAVAWEAGKPLVIEEVEVAPPQEGEVRLKILFTSLCHTDVYFWEAKGQTPLFPRIFGHEAGGIVESVGEGVTDLQPGDHVLPVFTGECQQCRHCKSEESNMCDLLRINTDRGVMIHDGQTRFSKDGKPIYHFVGTSTFSEYTVVHSGCVAKIDPQAPLDKVCVLSCGISTGLGATLNVAKPTKGSTVAIFGLGAVGLAAAEGARIAGASRIIGIDLNPSRFNDAKKFGVTEFVNPKDYDKPVQQVIAEMTDGGVDRSVECTGNVNAMISAFECVHDGWGVAVLVGVPNKDDAFKTHPMNLLNERTLKGTFFGNYKPKTDLPSVVGKYMNKELELEKFITHQVPFSEINKAFEYMLKGEGLRCMITMGH, translated from the exons ATGTCAAGCAATGCTGCTGGTCAGGTCATTCGTTGCAAAG CTGCGGTTGCATGGGAAGCGGGGAAGCCATTGGTGATTGAAGAAGTGGAGGTGGCACCACCACAGGAAGGTGAAGTTCGCCTCAAGATTCTTTTCACCTCCTTGTGCCATACTGATGTTTACTTCTGGGAAGCTAAG GGGCAAACACCACTATTTCCTCGTATTTTCGGACATGAAGCTGGAGG AATTGTGGAGAGTGTAGGTGAAGGTGTTACAGATCTCCAACCAGGAGACCATGTTCTTCCTGTGTTCACTGGTGAATGCCAGCAGTGTCGACACTGTAAATCAGAGGAAAGCAACATGTGTGACCTCCTTAGAATAAACACAGACAGGGGAGTTATGATCCATGATGGTCAGACAAGATTCTCCAAAGATGGCAAGCCAATATATCACTTTGTTGGAACTTCCACCTTTAGTGAATACACCGTTGTCCATTCTGGATGCGTCGCCAAGATTGATCCACAGGCACCACTTGACAAAGTTTGTGTTCTGAGTTGTGGGATATCAACAG GACTTGGTGCAACTCTGAATGTTGCCAAACCTACCAAAGGTTCTACTGTAGCTATTTTTGGCTTGGGAGCTGTTGGCCTTGCT GCTGCTGAAGGAGCTAGGATTGCTGGGGCTTCTAGGATCATTGGCATTGATTTGAATCCCAGCAGGTTCAATGATG CCAAGAAGTTTGGTGTGACAGAGTTTGTGAATCCAAAAGATTATGATAAGCCTGTCCAGCAG GTCATTGCTGAGATGACAGATGGAGGTGTTGACCGAAGTGTCGAGTGTACTGGAAATGTCAACGCCATGATCTCTGCTTTTGAATGTGTTCATGAT GGTTGGGGTGTGGCGGTGCTTGTTGGCGTGCCAAACAAAGACGATGCGTTCAAAACTCATCCAATGAATCTGTTGAATGAGAGGACTCTCAAGGGCACCTTCTTTGGCAACTACAAGCCCAAAACTGACCTTCCATCTGTGGTGGGCAAGTACATGAATAAG GAGCTAGAGCTGGAGAAATTCATTACCCACCAAGTTCCATTTTCAGAGATCAACAAAGCATTTGAGTATATGCTGAAAGGGGAAGGTCTACGTTGCATGATCACCATGGGACATTGA